A genomic region of Elaeis guineensis isolate ETL-2024a chromosome 9, EG11, whole genome shotgun sequence contains the following coding sequences:
- the LOC105033402 gene encoding uncharacterized protein, which yields MSMSEGSKMLQYINYRMRVTIQDGRQLVAKFMAFDRHMNLVLGDCEEFFKLPPAKKGGEEREDRHTLGLVLLRGEEVVSMTVEGPPSPDESRAKAQAAAAALAGPGLGRAAGRGVPTAPLVQAQPGLAGPVRGVGGPAPGMMQPQLSRPPVPQLSAPPVSYPQVVRPQQMPGFPQASVGARPPVAPVQFAARPGAPPAPFPVPPPQFGQRPMGPPHPQIMRGPPPPPRPVMPAPPPPRPGMPAGGVFGQPRPGMPPPPPPNPQQPPQNPQQ from the coding sequence ATGTCGATGTCGGAAGGGTCGAAGATGCTGCAATACATCAACTACCGGATGCGGGTTACGATCCAGGACGGGCGGCAGCTGGTGGCCAAGTTCATGGCTTTCGACCGCCACATGAACCTCGTCCTTGGCGACTGCGAGGAGTTCTTTAAACTTCCCCCGGCCAAGAAAGGTGGCGAAGAGCGCGAGGATCGCCACACCCTTGGCCTCGTCCTCCTCCGCGGCGAGGAGGTCGTCTCCATGACCGTCGAGGGCCCCCCTTCCCCCGACGAGTCCCGCGCCAAGGCCCAGGCTGCCGCCGCCGCCCTCGCCGGCCCCGGCCTCGGCCGCGCGGCCGGCCGCGGCGTCCCGACCGCTCCCCTCGTCCAGGCCCAGCCTGGCCTCGCCGGCCCCGTCCGCGGCGTCGGAGGCCCCGCCCCTGGCATGATGCAGCCCCAGCTCTCCCGACCTCCCGTGCCCCAGCTCTCCGCCCCGCCCGTCTCCTACCCGCAGGTCGTCCGCCCCCAGCAGATGCCCGGATTCCCCCAAGCCTCCGTGGGGGCCCGCCCTCCCGTGGCCCCCGTGCAGTTCGCCGCCAGGCCAGGGGCGCCGCCCGCGCCCTTCCCTGTGCCGCCGCCCCAGTTCGGGCAGCGCCCCATGGGCCCACCACACCCTCAGATcatgcgcggcccgccgccgccgCCGAGGCCCGTCATGCCGGCTCCTCCACCCCCCAGGCCTGGGATGCCGGCAGGCGGGGTGTTTGGCCAGCCGAGACCTGGGATGCCGCCCCCACCACCGCCCAACCCGCAACAGCCTCCTCAGAACCCGCAGCAGTAG